In Candidatus Melainabacteria bacterium RIFOXYA2_FULL_32_9, the DNA window AAGTTTCAGTTATATCGAGTTTTTTATTAATCTGGCAATTCAGATAAATAAATAATAAGAAATTTTAAAATTTTGACCTTTTTATATAACCCATCAGATAATTATTAAATTAATCATTTCTAAAACAAAAAAAGATGGGGATCATCACAAATGAAAATCATGAAAAATAGAATTATACTTTTATTAACAATTTTAATTGCGTTAAATTCTTTTCCAGCAAAAGCAATGACTCCTAAAGCTTTAAGGCATTATAATAATGCACTGACACTTTATGGTATTCATGACATTGATGGAGCAAAAGAAGAACTCGAATTAGCTATAAAATTATCGCCTGAAGATCCTCTGATTCATATTAAGCTGGCAGGTATACTATCAGAGATTGGTCTATGGAGAGAAGCTTTAAAAGAATACACTGAAGCAGCAAGACTTAAACCTGATGATGCTTTTATATACGTAAGCATTGGCAATATTCTTCAGGAAAACAATGATTATGATAATGCTCTTAATGCCTATATGCAGGCTTTAGAAATAGCTCCTGAATATAAATACAATTATTTAAACATTGCAACTATAAAAAATATAAAAGGTGATACACAAGGAGCAATTGATTATTATAAAAAGTTTTTAGCCCATTATCCCGATCATATTGACACAAGAAAAAACCTTGCATCTATATACTTAGCTAAAAATCTTCCAGAAAAAGCTATTGAAGAATACGAAATTATTCTCAATATTAATCCTAATAATTTCAAAGAATATTCAAATTATGGAAAGGCTTTGCTACTGGTTAAAAATTATACTAAAGCAATTGAAGTCCTGAAAACCGCAATAGCCAAAAATCCTAATGATGCTGAAGCGCACGCTAATTTAGCTATTGCTTACATTAACACAGATCAAAAAAACAACGCAGTAAATGAGTATAAAATAGCTTTAAAAATAAATCCCGTTTTACAGAATGTCAGATTTGATCTTGCAAATCTTTTAGCTGAACTTGGTAAAACTGATGAAGCAATCGTTTATTATGAAGAATATCTAGTAGCGGTTCCGGATAATTATGTGGCCCATTATAACCTTGCCGTTATTTACCAGAACAAAAATAAATTAGACAAAGCTATATCAGGATTGCAGACTGCTCTTAGTTTAAAACCTGATGATGTAAACATAAAACAAGAATTAGCAAGAAGTTATCACCTTATTAAAAACTATGAAAAAGCCATCGCTTTATATACAGAAGTATTACAAAGTAAAAATGCTGATCCTGAACTTTATTACAATGTGGCTCTTGCTTACCACTCAAGCAAAAACTATGACAAAGCTTTAGAAAATTACGAAAAGTCCCTACTACTTAAAAATAATGACAAGGTAAAACAAGATTACGCTAAAGCTTTAACCGCAAAAGGCAACGAACTTATATCAAATAAAAAATATGAAGAAGCGGTTGCATATTATAATAAAGCGCTAGAAAATAATCCTGATGATTTTTATGCGCTTTCTGGACGCGCAAATGTTTATCAAAAATTAGGCAAGTACGCTACAGCAATAGAAAGTTATGAAAAAGCCATCGTTCAAGATTCATCCAGTAGCGATCTTTTCCTGGCTTTTGGAAATTCCCTTATGAAATCTAACAAAACTACTGAAGCAAAAGGCGCTTATGAAAGAGCTTTAGAAATCAATCCCAATTCAGCAAGTGCATTTATAGGACTTGGAGATGTTCATTATAAAAATAATGAACTCACCAAAGCAATCGATGAATATAATAAAGCTGTAGCATTAGATAAAAAAAATATTGGAGCTCTTATCAAACTGGGAAATGCTTATAAAGATCAAAATAGACTATTAGAAGCTCAAAATTATTATGAAAGAGCTTTAGAAGTCAGTCCTGCTAATACAAATGCCAAATATAACCTAGCCTTAATTTTAGTAGAATTTGGTGATCTTAAGCTTGCTAAAACGCATTACAAGGATATAATTCAGACAAATCCTGACTTTCCATATGTTTACTATGCTTTAGCTGTAGTAAATGAAAAAGAAAGAGAATATAAAGAGGCTATAATTAATTATGAGAAATATCTCGCATTATTGCCTAACGATGATAACTCTCTAAACGTTAAAGTCAGAGTAGAAATGCTGAAAAACAAAATAAATAAATAGATGTTGTATATTATTAAGGATATGTTTCATAATAAAGCTATAAAAATGAAAAAATATATATTTTTATTATTATTCTTCTCTATTACAATCTTATTTTCCGGCTGTAATAAAAATAAAGCATTAATATTTTTCAGCGCAAATCCTATAACCATAGAAACATTCTCCATGGATAAAGTTGAAACAACTTTTCAAGAAGGTCAAAAAATTTATTTTGTCCTGTTTAACCCAAAACCTTTTACAAGCGACATACTCAGAATACAGGTCCTAAAAATTGACAGGAAAGCTCCATATTATGGTTTTACCATTGCCCATGCCAGAGATATAGAAATTGATAAAACCCTGAATTATGCTACAGATTATTTTTGTATACACCAGGAAGGTTATTATATATTAAGAATCTTCAGTAAAGACAAGCTGGAAAGACCTATAGCAGAGGCTGATTTTGAGATTAGCTCATTATGAAAATAAACACTTACCATACATTAAAAGACTCACAACGACAAAAGTAATATCCCAACTCCTTAATTCACAATAAAAAATTATGATTTCTAAAATTAAAAATTTAATTCAAAAATTCCAAAAACCAAGATTTATAAGAGCAGGGAGCTGTAAAAGATGTGGTACCTGCTGTAAAACTATTACCTTTAAAATCCAGGATAAGTTTATAACCAGTGAAAAAGGGTTTGAAGAACTCAAAAAACGGCAGTCAAAATATAATCACTTTTTTATTTCAGGCAGAGATAAGCAAGGAATATTACTTTTTACCTGCAAATCACTTGGAAAAGATAATTCCTGCAAAAGTTATATACTTAGATCTTTGTATTGCAGAATTTACCCCAAAATAAAAACAAACCTTATTGCAGCAGGAATGGAAACTATAGATGGCTGTGGCTTTTACTATAAAAGCTCAATCGAGTTTAAAGAATTTTTAAAATAAAAATAAACCAAAAAACAAAATTCCCTTCTAATCGAAGGGAATTTTGTTTACTATATTAAATTTATTTACTTAACTTTTTCTATTCTGATAGCGCTATCAGGACAGATCATTTCACACGTACCACAAGCAATACATTTCTCTGGATCTGGCTCTACAGCTGGAGTTGAGTAAAGACCAACTTCCTTAGACCATTTAAGGCAAGTATCACCTTTTTTGTTGATTGGGCATTTTACTAAACATA includes these proteins:
- a CDS encoding 4Fe-4S ferredoxin, translating into MVTTKEYKGMTFEGVGKGRANWHIYMDLCKGCGLCLVKCPINKKGDTCLKWSKEVGLYSTPAVEPDPEKCIACGTCEMICPDSAIRIEKVK